The Numenius arquata chromosome 11, bNumArq3.hap1.1, whole genome shotgun sequence genomic interval CCCCTGGGACTGCCGGAGCTTGGGCTCCTCACACTGGCACTGCTGCAtgctcagctcctcctgcagccgctTCTTCTCCTGCTGCGCCTTGTAGAGCTGCAGCTGCAGCGCCCGCTGCCCGCGCTGTGCCTGCTGCATCacctgctgcagcctggccaTGTACATCTGCTTCAGATCCTCCAGCTCATCCAGCCACAGCCGCTGCTTGTCCTCAAATGCCTGCCAGCACGGGTGGACTctggtgagggtctggggcagcaCCAGGGAGGGATCCCAGAAGGTCCCGTGATGTTGCATCCTCCCCAGCTTGGACATTCCCCGCCCATCGCCCACCACAGCAGGACACCAGCTCCTTCACAGCTCCCTCCACCCAGGCACCGCTTCCCCACGCCCTGGCCCAGGGCACCcagtgcagccccagccccacagctcacctGTGTGAAGGGGTCTTCGGTCTCACTAAGGCTCCTCTTGAGCTGCCGCAGCTCTCCTCCCGTCTCCTGCAGCCGGTCCTCCAGCTGCTTCACCGCGTCCTCCAGCGAGTAGGTGAACTCATAGGGTGGcgggggctccccagggctctgcagccgGCTCAGTGTGGCCATGCTTTTGCAGGACAGGGGTGCTTTCTCAGGGgccagggggtccctggggctccGGGAGACCCTGTCCAAGGAGCCCCCGATGTGGTTGATGTGGCCCATGGAGGCGCTGAACTGGCTCTGGGCAGGCTTGAGGCGGGAGCCGTAGGAGGGGAAGCTCTGGATGGAGTTGTGGCTGGAGTCGGAGGCCTCATCCAGGCTGATGGCGTGGAGCAGGTGGGTGCGGAGCGGGCCGTGCTGCGAGGTCGCCGTGCTGCTCTGCGACAGCAGCGTGTGCAGGCTCCCGTTGCTCTTGGACAGCTTCTGCCCCTTGGATGAGGAGAGGCCCTGCATGGagaccagccccttcccagccaccGCCTTGAAGGCTGAGGGCCTGATACGGCACTGAAAAACAAGAGCGGGGTCAGGATGAGCCCAACAGCCCCTCACAGAAGTCCCAAGCCAGGGAAAACCCACCtgttcccagccccacatccctggaCATCCTCAAATCCCCATATTCCATCCCAGATATGGACTGTTCTCTTCCGGCCCCATTCTCTCACAGAGCAGGACATATTTCAGGGCCCGGCATGGTGCCCACAGCCTCACCTTGTCGAAGCGGCCCCTCTCGGGCAGGGAGCTCTTGGAGAAGTCAGCCCCACGGTGATGCTCACGAGAACCGCGCTCCGGGGACCGGTTCTCACGGTCGCTCTCGTAGTCCCGCTTGTAGCAGGCGCCCGACGTCTGGTGCTTCCGCTCCGACCGCGTCTCCTTCTTGGCCCCGTGCAGGTAGCCAAAGAGCTCCCGCTGGCTCGGCCCCTTCCGCAGTAAGCCGTCGGGCTGCCGAAGCCCCCGCGAGCCCCCCAGCGGGGCCCGCAGCTCCAggggggacagatcctgcttcTCCACCAGGCTGCCCACGCTGCCCATGCTGCCGACGATGCCGACGGGCTCCGAAGAGAGGTAGGTGCCGAGGATGCGGGTGTCAGGCTCACAGGTCACAggaccctgtgctgctgccatgGAGAATTAGAGAAAAGCCCGGTACCAGCACTGCTGAAGGAGAGACAAAGTCAGCAACGCCGGGCAGCCGGGACTTGgagccccccccggcacccccattTCCCAGCTAATCCCAAGGACCAACCCAGGCTCCAGGTGCTGGGAGAGACCTGCCATGTCCcgagcagctccccaggggacccGGGAGCCGAGTGAGCAGGGTGCCAGCATGCAGCATGCACTGGGCGAGCTGCGGTGAGGCGGGGGCTCCCCCCCTTGCCGTCCCCCCACCATGGCGGAGCACCTCCctcccacacccagccccacctCCCGCCTGCGGCCGGGGCCGCCACCAAAACAGGCACCTGCCGCCCAGCCAGGCGGGCGAGTTCGGGAGCCGGCAGCACCTGCCCGGGCCTGgcgccagccccagcccagcggcACCGAGCCGCCCCCCAGGTCCCCACGGTCTGGACACTCTCCCTAAAATGACCCCAGGGATGCCCAGTCCCGGGGACACTGGCTTGGCCTCCCCAGGGTGTGCAGGGAACGggcacctctcctgccccacggggAGCCTTCCCGCACAGCACGGGCTCCCACGCCACGCAGGGCGAGTTCCCAATCCCTCCCTGTGGCCCTGCTCCATCCAcaggcagctcccaccccagTGCTGGCCAGGGGTGAGGTGGCCACAGTCCAGCTGCTGCGTGCGTGCCGGGGACCCTGTGGCCGGACACAGCGGGAGGGTGGCGG includes:
- the N4BP3 gene encoding NEDD4-binding protein 3 is translated as MAAAQGPVTCEPDTRILGTYLSSEPVGIVGSMGSVGSLVEKQDLSPLELRAPLGGSRGLRQPDGLLRKGPSQRELFGYLHGAKKETRSERKHQTSGACYKRDYESDRENRSPERGSREHHRGADFSKSSLPERGRFDKCRIRPSAFKAVAGKGLVSMQGLSSSKGQKLSKSNGSLHTLLSQSSTATSQHGPLRTHLLHAISLDEASDSSHNSIQSFPSYGSRLKPAQSQFSASMGHINHIGGSLDRVSRSPRDPLAPEKAPLSCKSMATLSRLQSPGEPPPPYEFTYSLEDAVKQLEDRLQETGGELRQLKRSLSETEDPFTQAFEDKQRLWLDELEDLKQMYMARLQQVMQQAQRGQRALQLQLYKAQQEKKRLQEELSMQQCQCEEPKLRQSQGERVSPKLEETKWEVCQKAAEISLLKQQLRDTQEEMAQKLGEIFSLKTQLREAKAEVQARDSQLAQLADSFQSPPEPGASLPLGDDPMPACQDFPGCETDDSKCRGLHSDTAEPLERQVEWLWAELLRERRQGQLQAVNFELERKTWQEEKEKVLRYQRELQASYMEMYHRSQVLERELRQLRSEPRDVGTDSPWIERVESSKI